From Actinomycetota bacterium:
GCAGATGCGCTCGACACCATCGCCGCGATCGCCTCCGAGCATCCCGAGACGTTCGAGCGGATCCGGGCCGACCCCGACCTGCGAGCTCGCGTGCTCGCGGTCGGGGGCACCTCACGGCCGCTGGGTGACCTGCTCGCGCGGTACCCGGACGCGGTGATCGCGCTCGGGGTGTCGGCTCCGGTCTCGGCCGTCGTCGTCGCCGACCTGGTCGCCGAGGCCGTGCGGTCGGCGACCACCGAGGCAGACCGCGCCGCCGGCATCGCCGCCATCCGACGCCGCGCGACCGCCAACATCGCGGCACGCGACCTCACCGCCGAGCTCGCCGTCGAGCTGGTCGCTGCGGAGCTGGCGGAACTGGCCGAGGGCGTCCTCGCCGGCACGCTCACCGCCCTGCACGAGGACATCGGCGGGGCGTCTCCCCGGGCGACGTTGGCGATCCTCGGGATGGGCAAGCTCGGGGGCAGGGAGCTGAACTACGTCAGCGACGTCGACGTCGTCTTCGTCCACGGAGCGGTCAACGGCGACGAGGACGGGGCACGCGAGGAAGCCCGGCAGGTGTTCGAGCGGCTCCTGTCCCTGCTGAACGCGTCGACGACCATGGGGCGTGCCTACGAGGTCGACCCCACGCTGCGACCGGAGGGACGCCACGGTCCGCTGTCCCGCACCATCGACAGCTTCGTGGCGTACTGGGAGCGCTGGGCCAAGACGTGGGAGTTCCAGGCGTTGATCAAGGCACGCCCCGTCGCTGGCGACCGCGATCTGGCGGAGCGCCTGCTCGGCCGCGCTGAGCCCTTCATCTGGCCCGAGCACCTCGACCCCGGCGTGATCCAGGAGGTGCGGGACATGAAGGGCCGGGTGGAGGCCAAGCCGGAGGTGCTGCGCCACGGCGAGCGGCAGGTCAAACTCGGCCCAGGTGGCCTGCGCGACATCGAGTTCTCGGTGCAGTTGCTGCAGCTCGTGCACGGCCGAGCTGACCACTCTCTCCGTCTCACCGGCACCTTGCCCGCGCTCGACGCGCTGGCTCGGGGCGGCTACGTCGCAGAGGACGACGCGCGCGACTTCGCCACGGCGTACCGCCAGCTGCGGAGGGTCGAGCACCGCCTGCAGCTGGCGCAGGAGCGCCGGACCCACACGATCCCGTCGGACCCCGAGCGTCAGGAGTGGCTCGCGCGCTCCCTCGGGTACCGCGCGCTGGGCGATAGACCGGCGCGGGAGACCTTCGCTGCGGATCTGCGCACGGTCCAGACCCAGGTGCGCGAGCTGCACGCGAAGCTGTTCTACCGACCGTTGCTGGAGGCGCACGCGGTCGTGCCGGCGGCGGACGGCGAGCTGACGCTGGAGCCCGACCGGCGCACGCTGACCGAGGCCGCGGCCTACGAACGGCTCGAGGCCCTGGGGTTCCGCGATGCGCGCGGGGCGCTCCGCGACGTGCGTGCCATCACCGCCGGCGTCACCCGTCGTGCCCGCACCCTTCGCGCGGTGCTGCCCGCCTTCCTGCACGTGCTCGCCGAGAGCGCGGATCCCGACACCGGCCTGCGGATGCTCCGAACGGTCCTGGATGCCCACGGCCGCAGCTCCGAGCTGGTCGCCCACCTGCGCGATCACCCGCCGGCGGCGGCGCTCCTGGCGCGGGTGCTGGGCACGAGCGAGGTCGTGGGCGAGCTGTTCGCGACCCAGCCGCAGGGAGCCGACCTGCTGATCGACCCCACGCTGCGGGATGTGCGTCGGACGCGTGAGGACCTGCGACGGACGGCGCTGGCGCAGCTGTCGTGGCAGGACGATCTCGCTCAGCGCACCGCCCTGCTGCGCCGGTTCAAGCGCCGGGAGCTGCTGCGGATCGTGCTACGCGATCTCGAGGGTGCCGCGCCCGTGTCGGTCGTCGGCGAGGAACTGACCGCCCTCGCGGAGGCGTGCCTCGTGGCCGCACTCGAGGCGGTGACCCACGACGAGGACGATCCGGCGGCACGCATGGCGATCGTCGGCATGGGCAAGCTCGGCGGGTCCGAGCTGCAGTACGCCTCCGACCTTGACGTGCTGTTCGTCCACGAGCCCGTGCCCGGAGCCAGCGAGGACGAGGCGACCGCCCACGCCCTGGCGACGGCCGAGCGCGTCGTGCGGACGCTGGGCGAGGTGACCGCCGAGGGCACGGCGTTCGACGTCGACGCGGATCTGCGCCCGGAGGGCAAGTCCGGGCCGCTGTCCCGTTCCCTCGACTCCTACGCCGCCTACTACGACCGGTGGTCGGAACCGTGGGAGCACCAGTCCCTGCTGCGCGCCCGCTTCGTCGCCGGGGACGATGAGCTGGGGGAGCGGTTCCACCAGCTCACCGCGGAGCTGGCCTACCCACCGGGCGGGGCCGGCCGCGCCACCGAGACCGCGATCCGCAAGCTCAAGGCGCGCATCGAGCGCGAGCGTGTCCCCAAGCGCACCGACGCCAACCGCCACCTCAAGCTCGGACCCGGTGGCATGACCGACGTCGAGTGGACCGTGCAGCTGCTCCAGCAACGCCACGGCCACCACGAGCGCGTCGTGCGGACTCCCAGCACGATGGCGGCGGTCGACGGGTTGCAGGACGCGGGACTGCTGGACTCGCGCGATGCCACCTGGCTGCGCGATGGCTACCGGCTGCTCGCGCGGATCCGCAACCACCTGTACCTGCTGCGTGAGCGCAACGTCGACGTGCTTCCGACCAACCCGGACGTGCTCGAACGGCTCGCGCGGAGCCTCGGCTACGGTCGTGGGGGGCGGCAGGTGCTGGAGGAGGACCACCTCCGCGCCACGCGACGGATCCGCCATGTGACCGAGCGGGTCTTCTACGGTGGAGCCTTGACGTGACCGCTGCGACCGCTGCTACCTCACGGGGCGGCCCGTGATCAGCTCGTGGCGCCGCGGGGACTGCGACCCGGTCGATCCCGCGACGGGCACCGTCGGTGGCGCGTTCCGACTCCTCGGCGCGGCCGACGAAGGCACCGTCTCGGTGCTCCACCTCGCCCCTGGTGGCTCGACGCCCGTCGAGTCCGCCGAGGTCGGCCACCTCGTGCTGATCACCGCGGGCTCCGCCACGGTCCACATCGGCGAGGAGCGCCTCCACGCCCGTGCCGGCGACGCCGTGCGCTGGCCTCGCGACGTCCCACACGCGCTCGAGACCGACGAGGGCGTCTCGGCGTTCGTCGTCACCTACCCCGAGGACCGCCAGGCTTGGCGCGTCACCCGGATCGACGCGCGCGGGCGCCGCTGGGTGGTCGGCGTCTTCAGCGACACCGACAAGGCGCGCCACTACCGCGATCTGCTGCGCTCCGAGGCCGGGGCGGGGGAGCAGATCGTCCTCGAGTGACGCGAGCTGACGGGTAGGGTCGGAGCTCCACGTCGAGAGGGTGCGCGTGGTCGCGTGGCGCGAGGGCTACATCAGTGGCG
This genomic window contains:
- a CDS encoding cupin domain-containing protein — its product is MISSWRRGDCDPVDPATGTVGGAFRLLGAADEGTVSVLHLAPGGSTPVESAEVGHLVLITAGSATVHIGEERLHARAGDAVRWPRDVPHALETDEGVSAFVVTYPEDRQAWRVTRIDARGRRWVVGVFSDTDKARHYRDLLRSEAGAGEQIVLE
- a CDS encoding bifunctional [glutamine synthetase] adenylyltransferase/[glutamine synthetase]-adenylyl-L-tyrosine phosphorylase, producing MARLGLPAERSIRALRDAGLWDDDGATEETWELLAAVSETAEPADALDTIAAIASEHPETFERIRADPDLRARVLAVGGTSRPLGDLLARYPDAVIALGVSAPVSAVVVADLVAEAVRSATTEADRAAGIAAIRRRATANIAARDLTAELAVELVAAELAELAEGVLAGTLTALHEDIGGASPRATLAILGMGKLGGRELNYVSDVDVVFVHGAVNGDEDGAREEARQVFERLLSLLNASTTMGRAYEVDPTLRPEGRHGPLSRTIDSFVAYWERWAKTWEFQALIKARPVAGDRDLAERLLGRAEPFIWPEHLDPGVIQEVRDMKGRVEAKPEVLRHGERQVKLGPGGLRDIEFSVQLLQLVHGRADHSLRLTGTLPALDALARGGYVAEDDARDFATAYRQLRRVEHRLQLAQERRTHTIPSDPERQEWLARSLGYRALGDRPARETFAADLRTVQTQVRELHAKLFYRPLLEAHAVVPAADGELTLEPDRRTLTEAAAYERLEALGFRDARGALRDVRAITAGVTRRARTLRAVLPAFLHVLAESADPDTGLRMLRTVLDAHGRSSELVAHLRDHPPAAALLARVLGTSEVVGELFATQPQGADLLIDPTLRDVRRTREDLRRTALAQLSWQDDLAQRTALLRRFKRRELLRIVLRDLEGAAPVSVVGEELTALAEACLVAALEAVTHDEDDPAARMAIVGMGKLGGSELQYASDLDVLFVHEPVPGASEDEATAHALATAERVVRTLGEVTAEGTAFDVDADLRPEGKSGPLSRSLDSYAAYYDRWSEPWEHQSLLRARFVAGDDELGERFHQLTAELAYPPGGAGRATETAIRKLKARIERERVPKRTDANRHLKLGPGGMTDVEWTVQLLQQRHGHHERVVRTPSTMAAVDGLQDAGLLDSRDATWLRDGYRLLARIRNHLYLLRERNVDVLPTNPDVLERLARSLGYGRGGRQVLEEDHLRATRRIRHVTERVFYGGALT